The Chitinophaga flava genome has a segment encoding these proteins:
- a CDS encoding LLM class flavin-dependent oxidoreductase, with the protein MKLSVLDQSPIRNGSNAVEALQESVQLAKLADKLGYTRYWLSEHHNTKSLAGASPEILIARLASETSRIRIGSGGVMLPNHSTLKVAENFRLLEALFPGRIDLGIGRAPGGDRFTARILNPSNTFDPKEFVQQLVDLQAWLTDKALPGSMQEKIRAIPSIPTSPDLWILTSSGESGMLAAHFGMALSFAHFIYPVGGPEAVSNYRSQFRPSLHLQAPQASVGIFAFCADTEEKAAEMEAVMDHRMLSFERGQYDVFPTYEEIKDIEYTPEELLRIRANSGRRIAGTPQQVKPRLEQLAAAYDVDELVIATITNDHADRLRSYELLAEVFHLTK; encoded by the coding sequence ATGAAACTAAGCGTATTGGATCAATCACCTATCAGAAACGGCAGCAATGCCGTGGAAGCATTGCAGGAAAGTGTGCAGTTGGCCAAACTGGCAGACAAGCTGGGATATACTCGCTATTGGTTATCAGAACATCATAATACTAAAAGCCTGGCAGGCGCGTCGCCGGAAATACTGATTGCCAGGCTGGCCAGTGAAACATCACGTATACGGATAGGCTCCGGTGGGGTGATGCTGCCTAATCACAGTACCCTCAAGGTGGCCGAAAATTTCCGGTTGCTGGAAGCATTATTCCCTGGTCGCATAGATCTGGGCATAGGCCGCGCCCCTGGTGGCGACAGGTTTACAGCCCGTATCCTCAATCCGTCCAACACCTTTGATCCCAAAGAATTTGTACAGCAGCTGGTAGACCTCCAGGCATGGCTGACAGACAAAGCCTTGCCCGGGAGTATGCAGGAGAAGATAAGAGCGATTCCTTCCATCCCCACCTCACCAGACCTGTGGATACTTACCTCCAGCGGTGAAAGTGGTATGCTGGCAGCCCATTTTGGAATGGCATTATCTTTTGCCCACTTTATCTATCCCGTTGGCGGGCCGGAGGCGGTCAGCAATTACCGCAGCCAGTTCCGTCCTTCTCTTCATTTACAGGCTCCGCAGGCCAGTGTAGGTATCTTCGCTTTCTGCGCTGATACGGAAGAAAAAGCAGCAGAGATGGAAGCTGTTATGGATCATCGAATGCTGAGCTTCGAAAGAGGCCAGTATGATGTGTTTCCGACTTATGAAGAGATTAAGGACATTGAATATACGCCTGAAGAACTGTTGCGGATAAGAGCCAACAGTGGCCGCAGGATCGCTGGCACACCACAACAGGTGAAGCCCCGCCTCGAACAGCTGGCAGCAGCCTATGATGTAGATGAACTGGTGATCGCTACCATCACCAACGACCATGCCGACAGGCTTCGTTCCTACGAGCTGCTGGCAGAGGTTTTCCATCTTACAAAATAA
- a CDS encoding (Fe-S)-binding protein, translating into MTIKITATVKVGLFIPCYIDQFYPQVGIATLELLQKLGCEVEYPQGQTCCGQPMANSGYEHLTHQCNSLFVRNFAAYDYIVAPSGSCVLHIKEHLHDPASETAAANIRSRIYELTEFLTDILKVKALPARFSCKVGLHQSCHGQRGLGLAQMSELVAAPFSKPEQLLRMVAGLELVELGRKDECCGFGGTFCVTEEAVSVKMGKDRIADHVKSGATVITGTDVSCLMHLEGILRRQHQPVKVMHIAEILNQTADEQANN; encoded by the coding sequence ATGACCATTAAAATCACTGCGACTGTGAAAGTAGGATTATTTATACCGTGTTATATTGATCAGTTTTATCCACAGGTAGGCATCGCTACCCTGGAACTATTGCAGAAACTGGGTTGTGAGGTGGAATACCCGCAGGGACAGACCTGCTGTGGCCAGCCCATGGCTAATTCGGGATATGAGCATCTGACACATCAATGTAATAGTCTGTTTGTCCGCAATTTTGCAGCCTACGATTACATCGTGGCTCCTTCCGGCAGTTGTGTGCTGCATATCAAGGAGCATCTGCACGATCCGGCCAGCGAAACAGCAGCTGCCAACATACGGTCCCGCATATATGAACTAACCGAATTTCTGACGGATATATTAAAAGTGAAAGCGCTGCCGGCACGTTTCTCCTGCAAGGTCGGCCTGCACCAGAGCTGTCACGGACAGCGGGGCTTGGGCCTTGCACAGATGAGTGAACTGGTAGCCGCTCCTTTCTCCAAACCTGAACAGCTGCTTCGTATGGTGGCCGGACTGGAACTGGTGGAACTGGGCCGAAAAGATGAATGCTGCGGCTTCGGCGGAACTTTCTGTGTAACAGAAGAAGCGGTCTCCGTAAAAATGGGAAAAGATCGTATAGCCGATCACGTTAAAAGCGGTGCTACCGTTATCACCGGTACAGACGTGAGCTGTCTTATGCACCTGGAGGGTATCCTCCGCCGTCAGCATCAGCCGGTGAAAGTGATGCATATTGCTGAAATCCTCAATCAAACAGCCGATGAACAGGCCAACAACTGA
- a CDS encoding lactate utilization protein B: protein MNRPTTDHATLADKFNEDEPRVNWHDETLWWVRAKRDRQAWSIPEWELLRETASQIKLNVLGNLHDYLIQFEQQALQNGAIVHWAADAAEHNRIVTNILQKHGVKRMVKSKSMLTEECHLNPHLMANGIEVIDTDLGERIVQLAEEPPSHIVLPCIHKKKEEIGELFHEHLGTPAGNADPQFLTAAARQHLRKEFLQSKAAITGVNFAVAETGEMVVCTNEGNADMGAHLADVHIACMGIEKIIPQRKHLGVFLRLLARSATGQPITTYSSHFRKPAPGQELHIVLVDNGRSRQLGREDFRNSLKCIRCGACMNTCPVYRRSGGHSYHTAVAGPIGAILAPNLNMKDYADLPFASTLCGSCSNVCPVKIDIHQQLYKWRQVLVQEGHTTGMKSAGMKIMSAVLSQPGNYKKAGKMGRWVMRAFPGMVNNRMNPWYKQREMPAPPAQSFSEWYAQNKKDKK from the coding sequence ATGAACAGGCCAACAACTGATCACGCTACACTGGCGGACAAGTTTAATGAAGACGAGCCAAGGGTAAACTGGCATGATGAAACATTGTGGTGGGTAAGAGCCAAGCGTGACCGCCAGGCCTGGAGCATTCCGGAATGGGAGCTGCTCCGGGAAACAGCCTCGCAGATTAAATTAAATGTGCTGGGTAACCTGCACGACTATCTGATACAATTCGAACAACAGGCATTACAGAACGGTGCTATCGTTCACTGGGCAGCAGATGCGGCGGAGCATAACCGCATCGTGACAAACATCCTTCAAAAACATGGTGTAAAACGAATGGTGAAGAGCAAGTCCATGCTCACTGAAGAATGTCACCTCAATCCACATCTCATGGCCAATGGTATCGAGGTAATAGATACCGACCTGGGAGAAAGGATTGTACAACTGGCAGAAGAACCACCCAGTCATATTGTGCTGCCTTGTATTCATAAAAAGAAAGAAGAGATAGGGGAGTTGTTCCATGAGCATCTGGGTACACCTGCTGGTAATGCTGATCCACAGTTTCTCACTGCTGCAGCGCGCCAGCATCTGCGTAAGGAGTTCCTGCAATCAAAGGCGGCTATTACGGGTGTTAATTTTGCAGTAGCTGAAACCGGAGAAATGGTGGTATGCACCAACGAAGGTAATGCTGATATGGGGGCTCATCTGGCCGACGTACACATTGCCTGTATGGGTATCGAAAAAATCATTCCGCAACGTAAGCACCTGGGTGTATTTCTGCGATTGCTGGCACGCAGTGCTACCGGTCAGCCGATCACTACATATTCCAGCCATTTCAGAAAACCGGCTCCTGGCCAGGAGTTGCACATCGTTCTGGTAGATAACGGACGCTCCCGGCAACTAGGACGTGAGGACTTTCGCAATTCATTAAAGTGTATCCGTTGCGGTGCCTGTATGAATACCTGCCCGGTATATCGGCGCAGTGGTGGCCATAGTTATCATACTGCGGTAGCGGGCCCTATTGGCGCTATCCTGGCGCCTAACCTCAATATGAAGGATTATGCAGACCTGCCTTTTGCTTCTACCTTATGTGGTTCCTGCTCTAATGTATGCCCTGTAAAAATTGATATTCATCAACAGTTATATAAATGGCGGCAGGTGCTGGTACAGGAAGGACATACTACCGGTATGAAATCAGCAGGTATGAAGATCATGAGCGCTGTGCTGTCTCAACCTGGCAACTACAAAAAAGCCGGTAAAATGGGCCGCTGGGTAATGCGTGCTTTCCCGGGTATGGTCAACAATCGTATGAACCCCTGGTATAAACAACGGGAGATGCCCGCACCGCCGGCACAATCATTCTCCGAATGGTATGCACAAAATAAAAAAGACAAAAAATAA
- a CDS encoding LutC/YkgG family protein, with translation MSSREQILRAVRENQPASSALPSLDGLSGTMPATLDAYRKVLEGLGGSLFEISDTAEIPVLLSQHYPHLSRVISVADDSREWVNENPHLLEDVDMAIVPGQWGVAENGAIWLTEQDIHIRVLPFICQHLAIILPRQRILATMHEAYEKIGAPQSGFGVFIAGPSKTADIEQSLVLGAHGAKSLVVFIVG, from the coding sequence ATGAGCAGCAGGGAACAGATACTCAGAGCCGTAAGGGAAAATCAACCAGCATCCTCCGCATTGCCATCATTGGATGGGCTGTCGGGAACGATGCCTGCAACACTGGATGCTTACCGTAAAGTGCTGGAAGGACTGGGCGGCAGTTTGTTTGAAATCAGTGATACTGCTGAGATACCTGTCTTGCTGTCGCAACATTATCCCCATCTCAGCAGAGTAATCTCAGTTGCTGATGATTCACGGGAATGGGTAAACGAAAATCCTCATCTGCTGGAAGATGTGGATATGGCCATCGTACCCGGGCAATGGGGCGTGGCTGAAAACGGAGCTATCTGGCTAACGGAACAGGATATACATATAAGAGTGTTGCCTTTTATCTGTCAGCACCTCGCTATTATATTACCACGGCAACGGATATTGGCAACCATGCACGAAGCGTATGAAAAAATTGGTGCCCCACAATCCGGTTTCGGCGTGTTCATTGCCGGCCCCTCTAAAACCGCTGATATAGAGCAATCCCTCGTATTAGGCGCCCATGGCGCAAAAAGCCTCGTAGTATTTATTGTAGGTTAA
- a CDS encoding polysaccharide biosynthesis protein, whose protein sequence is MVHRSSWITPSWLILLLDLGCSVIAINLAFLLRLNFDMEALTPYPLEKISSIVLGIHLVLSLLLRTYRGIVRHTSLADIGNIACLNIISCCIYLSIGYSHVLDPEVNYFPLSVVLINFFITSFLLLSYRLLVKWIFKYYKNFRSVNKVRAAIYHNGLTSLMLRKAINENPEAEIRIVAFLADTNAHAGKSIEGTPVYAFRKGQLFKMVKQGKISLLLIPDEHLDPLHLNELVEECIALNIKVQKIISVNQWIDGTQNSIQLKDINIEDLLERSVIDIKNEQLNHEIKHKSILVTGAAGSIGSEIVRQVIRYEPAVIILCDKAETPLHELELEMAETGTNVPIIPFIGNVCDKSRMQQLFEVYAPAIVYHAAAYKHVPMMEKNPSIAVMNNVLGTKIMAELAAEFGAEKFVMVSTDKAVNPTNVMGASKRIAEIFTQSFSIKINEQFKKTGPVFGLPPTRFITTRFGNVLGSNGSVIPRFKKQLESGGPLTVTHPEITRYFMTIPEACQLVLEAGAMGQGGEIFVFDMGKPMKVADLAKKMIRMAGKEPGRDIQIVYSGLRPGEKLYEELLNNAENTLPTYHEKIMIAKVRSYSFAEVDEKVTQLIASAQQHYLTPTVALMKKLVPEFISKNSAYEELDKDKIKM, encoded by the coding sequence ATGGTGCATAGATCATCATGGATTACCCCGTCGTGGCTTATCCTGCTGCTGGACCTCGGGTGCTCCGTCATCGCCATCAATCTTGCCTTCCTCCTCAGGCTGAACTTTGATATGGAGGCCCTCACTCCCTATCCATTGGAAAAAATCTCCTCTATTGTATTGGGTATTCATCTGGTACTGTCGCTGCTATTGCGTACATACCGAGGCATCGTCAGACATACCAGCCTGGCTGATATCGGCAACATCGCCTGCCTCAATATCATCAGCTGTTGTATCTATCTGTCTATTGGATACAGCCATGTACTGGACCCCGAAGTGAATTACTTCCCTCTCTCTGTTGTATTGATCAATTTCTTCATCACTTCCTTTCTCCTCTTGTCATACCGGCTGTTGGTGAAGTGGATATTTAAATACTATAAAAACTTCCGGTCTGTCAATAAAGTAAGGGCTGCTATCTATCATAATGGCCTCACTAGTCTGATGTTACGTAAAGCCATCAACGAAAATCCGGAGGCAGAAATACGTATTGTAGCATTCCTCGCTGATACCAACGCTCATGCAGGAAAATCCATAGAAGGCACGCCTGTATACGCTTTCCGTAAAGGACAGCTGTTTAAAATGGTCAAACAAGGGAAGATATCCCTGCTACTCATTCCCGATGAACATCTCGATCCGCTGCATCTGAATGAACTGGTGGAAGAATGTATAGCACTGAATATTAAAGTACAGAAGATCATCTCTGTCAATCAATGGATCGATGGTACACAAAACAGTATACAGTTGAAAGATATCAATATTGAGGACTTGCTGGAAAGATCCGTGATCGATATTAAAAATGAACAGCTGAATCATGAAATCAAACATAAGAGTATCCTCGTAACCGGTGCTGCTGGCTCCATTGGCAGCGAAATAGTAAGACAGGTGATCCGCTACGAACCTGCAGTGATCATTCTCTGTGATAAGGCCGAAACACCATTGCATGAACTGGAACTGGAGATGGCAGAGACAGGGACCAACGTTCCGATCATACCCTTCATTGGTAATGTGTGTGACAAAAGCCGCATGCAGCAGCTGTTTGAGGTATATGCTCCCGCTATCGTTTACCACGCAGCCGCATATAAACATGTACCTATGATGGAAAAAAATCCTTCCATCGCAGTGATGAACAATGTGCTGGGTACTAAGATCATGGCGGAATTGGCGGCGGAATTTGGAGCCGAGAAATTTGTGATGGTGTCTACAGACAAAGCCGTGAATCCTACTAACGTGATGGGCGCCTCCAAACGCATCGCCGAAATTTTCACACAGTCCTTTAGTATTAAAATCAACGAACAGTTTAAAAAAACAGGACCGGTATTTGGTTTGCCTCCCACCAGGTTTATCACTACCCGATTCGGGAATGTGCTGGGCTCCAACGGCTCCGTAATACCCCGCTTTAAAAAGCAACTGGAAAGCGGTGGGCCACTTACGGTAACGCACCCGGAAATCACCCGCTATTTTATGACCATCCCTGAAGCCTGCCAGCTGGTACTCGAAGCCGGCGCTATGGGACAAGGTGGTGAGATATTTGTTTTCGATATGGGCAAGCCTATGAAAGTGGCCGATCTGGCAAAGAAAATGATCCGTATGGCCGGTAAAGAGCCAGGAAGGGATATCCAGATCGTTTACTCAGGATTAAGGCCCGGAGAGAAGTTATACGAAGAACTGTTGAACAATGCAGAAAATACTTTACCTACCTATCACGAAAAAATTATGATCGCAAAAGTACGTAGCTATTCTTTTGCAGAGGTAGATGAAAAAGTCACACAACTGATTGCATCTGCCCAACAACATTACCTGACGCCAACGGTAGCACTAATGAAAAAACTGGTGCCGGAATTTATTAGTAAAAATTCGGCCTACGAAGAATTGGATAAGGATAAAATAAAAATGTAA
- a CDS encoding polysaccharide biosynthesis/export family protein produces MKFFTREKGAMLCFMKKRGWANWLVAGIVGICLFSCATPKNITYFKDVPDSLPNKEVAEAMYQTPVIQVDDILQVSIQTLDPAATVLLNQQNTASWPVTGTPGTGATINSSGVSGYLVDKEGYITLPLIGKMLVKDKSTSQVRDEIKAKAAEFYKDPVVNVRLANFKVTVLGEVARPSTYVMPNEKVTLLDAIGMAGDLTIYGKRDNVLLIREKDNKKEFVRFNLNNTNLFTSPYYYLQQGDVVYVEPNKSKIASTDGARLRNITIVSSALSVLIVLLTRIKF; encoded by the coding sequence ATGAAGTTTTTCACCCGGGAAAAAGGAGCAATGCTCTGTTTTATGAAGAAACGTGGATGGGCAAACTGGCTGGTGGCAGGCATTGTCGGCATTTGCCTGTTCTCCTGTGCAACGCCAAAGAACATCACTTACTTTAAGGATGTGCCAGACTCACTACCCAACAAGGAAGTGGCTGAGGCGATGTACCAGACACCTGTCATCCAGGTAGATGATATCCTGCAGGTCAGCATCCAGACACTGGACCCTGCAGCCACTGTACTGCTCAATCAGCAGAACACCGCCAGCTGGCCGGTAACCGGTACTCCCGGTACTGGTGCTACTATCAACAGCAGCGGCGTAAGTGGATACCTGGTGGACAAAGAAGGATATATCACCCTTCCACTGATCGGTAAAATGCTGGTGAAAGACAAATCCACCAGCCAGGTCCGGGATGAAATAAAAGCCAAAGCCGCCGAGTTCTACAAAGACCCGGTAGTAAACGTAAGACTGGCCAACTTCAAAGTGACCGTATTAGGAGAAGTGGCACGGCCATCTACCTATGTAATGCCCAATGAAAAAGTGACCCTGCTCGATGCAATAGGTATGGCCGGAGATCTCACCATCTACGGTAAAAGAGATAATGTCCTGCTCATCAGGGAAAAGGATAACAAGAAAGAGTTTGTAAGATTCAACCTGAATAACACCAATCTGTTTACTTCTCCCTATTACTATCTGCAACAGGGAGATGTGGTATATGTTGAACCGAATAAGTCAAAGATCGCATCCACGGATGGCGCAAGGCTCAGAAACATCACCATCGTTTCATCTGCCCTGTCTGTATTGATTGTATTATTGACACGAATAAAATTCTAA
- a CDS encoding GumC family protein has translation MQHENIYSKGQHSANGHSRPQESNERVLDLRSILDKVLSNWYWFVLCGILTIALAWVYLRYATPGYLINAKILVQDQQKGGNIPGEELFQQLELFSNKSNVDNEVEILKSRSLMEKVVNSLELNVRYFTEGRVKKTEVFNKRPFSMHWLSLKDTLSAVSYTVRPQGRDSFALHREDLSLRGAWGDTIRLPEGVMTLARHHTVDSIEAEYDVNVVSIDNAVADLMTQLNVSIPNKQVSTIDLALTTTIPGKGEEILNTLIDAYRHASVEDKNRIADSTIDFIDKRLRIVSTELLGVERNIQQFKQDNQLADLTEQSKLLVSGTGDNLKQLTDAQVKLNVINSMEEYIRDEKNNKRIVPSSMIVQDPTFVGLVEKYNTLQLERERQLLASTPSNPVVVNLDRQLSGIRGDLASNIQSFRKGVELSIEELQRNSNSLSQRIRKVPAAERVFLDFSRQQAIKQDLYVFLLKKREESAISKTSNLAIARIIDPAKSDALPFKPKRIMVYLLALMAGAGIPALWIYVRGLLNTRIQSREDIKALTPVPVLAEIGHCSDKQSLVVSKDGGSHVAEQFRALRTNLQFILSGKQDKVVLLTSSMSGEGKSFVAINLAAVLAYSGKKVVLMEMDLRKPKISDGLGISNHTGFSSYAIGRASINEIVQPSGIHENLKVVSSGPVPPNPAELMLLESTEHLFTELRRHFDYIIIDTAPVGLVTDAQLLGRFADATLYLVRQGYTFRQQLEVSKDLYLYGKMPKINLVINDVKASRSSGYGGYGYGYGYGYGHENTQKKKGIKKLKSLINN, from the coding sequence ATGCAGCACGAGAACATTTATTCTAAAGGACAACATTCTGCCAATGGCCACAGTAGGCCACAGGAGTCAAATGAGCGTGTACTGGACCTGCGCAGTATCCTGGACAAGGTATTGTCCAACTGGTATTGGTTTGTGTTATGCGGCATTTTAACCATCGCATTGGCATGGGTATACCTCCGGTATGCAACACCCGGCTATCTGATCAATGCAAAAATATTGGTACAGGATCAGCAGAAGGGTGGTAATATCCCCGGTGAAGAACTCTTTCAGCAGCTGGAACTGTTCTCCAATAAAAGCAATGTTGACAATGAAGTGGAAATACTGAAGTCCCGTTCCCTCATGGAAAAAGTAGTGAACAGCCTCGAACTGAATGTCCGCTACTTCACCGAAGGAAGAGTGAAGAAGACCGAAGTGTTTAATAAACGGCCTTTTTCCATGCACTGGCTGTCGCTCAAAGACACACTCTCAGCGGTGAGTTATACTGTGAGGCCCCAGGGCCGCGACAGCTTTGCCCTCCACCGGGAAGACCTCAGTCTCCGCGGTGCCTGGGGTGATACAATTCGTTTACCCGAAGGCGTTATGACGCTCGCAAGACATCATACAGTTGATAGCATTGAAGCAGAATACGATGTGAACGTAGTGTCCATAGACAATGCTGTGGCCGATCTGATGACACAGCTCAACGTGAGCATTCCAAATAAACAGGTGAGTACCATCGATCTGGCACTCACAACCACTATCCCGGGAAAAGGAGAGGAGATCCTCAATACACTGATAGACGCTTACCGTCACGCCAGTGTGGAAGATAAAAACCGGATCGCCGACAGTACCATCGATTTTATTGACAAACGACTGCGAATTGTCAGCACCGAACTGCTGGGCGTAGAAAGAAATATTCAGCAGTTTAAACAGGATAACCAGCTGGCGGACCTCACCGAACAATCAAAACTACTGGTATCTGGTACCGGCGACAACCTGAAACAGCTGACAGACGCTCAGGTAAAACTGAATGTGATCAATTCTATGGAAGAATATATCCGGGACGAAAAAAACAACAAAAGAATAGTCCCTTCTTCCATGATCGTGCAGGACCCCACCTTCGTAGGCTTGGTAGAAAAATATAACACCCTGCAACTCGAAAGGGAAAGGCAGCTGCTCGCAAGTACTCCTTCCAATCCGGTAGTGGTAAACCTCGACCGCCAGCTGTCAGGCATCCGCGGCGATTTAGCGAGCAACATACAATCCTTCAGGAAAGGGGTGGAGCTGAGTATCGAAGAACTGCAACGTAATAGTAATTCCCTCTCCCAGCGTATCCGCAAGGTACCTGCTGCAGAAAGGGTGTTCCTCGACTTCTCCCGCCAGCAGGCTATCAAGCAGGACCTGTATGTATTCCTGCTGAAGAAACGGGAAGAATCAGCCATCTCCAAAACATCCAACCTGGCCATTGCCAGGATCATTGATCCGGCTAAAAGTGACGCACTACCGTTCAAGCCTAAACGGATTATGGTATATCTGTTGGCACTCATGGCCGGCGCAGGTATCCCGGCCTTATGGATCTATGTGCGTGGTTTGCTTAACACCCGTATCCAGAGCAGGGAAGATATCAAAGCACTTACACCGGTACCAGTACTGGCCGAAATAGGCCACTGCAGCGATAAACAGTCACTGGTGGTAAGCAAAGACGGCGGCTCCCATGTGGCCGAACAGTTCCGCGCGCTCCGGACTAACCTGCAATTTATCTTGTCAGGCAAACAGGATAAAGTCGTGTTACTCACTTCCAGTATGAGTGGTGAAGGCAAGTCGTTTGTGGCCATCAACCTGGCTGCTGTATTGGCTTACTCCGGTAAAAAGGTAGTCCTCATGGAAATGGACCTTCGTAAACCGAAGATCTCAGATGGGCTGGGAATAAGCAATCACACCGGTTTTAGCAGTTATGCTATCGGAAGGGCTAGCATCAACGAGATCGTACAACCCTCGGGCATACACGAAAATCTGAAGGTCGTTTCTTCTGGGCCCGTACCGCCTAATCCGGCAGAACTGATGCTGCTGGAGTCTACTGAACACCTCTTCACTGAGCTGCGCCGCCATTTCGACTATATCATCATCGACACCGCCCCGGTAGGGCTGGTAACGGATGCCCAGCTGCTGGGTCGTTTTGCAGACGCTACATTGTACCTCGTAAGGCAGGGTTATACGTTCCGTCAGCAGCTGGAAGTGTCAAAAGACTTATATTTATACGGTAAAATGCCCAAAATCAATCTAGTCATAAATGATGTAAAAGCCTCAAGGTCATCGGGTTACGGTGGTTATGGCTACGGCTATGGCTATGGTTATGGGCATGAAAACACACAAAAAAAGAAAGGTATCAAAAAATTAAAATCACTTATAAATAACTAA